A single Dermacentor variabilis isolate Ectoservices chromosome 9, ASM5094787v1, whole genome shotgun sequence DNA region contains:
- the LOC142558558 gene encoding uncharacterized protein LOC142558558 gives MAASEPSSTAPLQGEATTSEVEATRTPGLCNKDRPSARPSSSKFPDAPDVLEDGRALYLGTRRQRVMSGIFLLLVVSWLAVVLTHATGQQSGDVAVRPPPSHMSDYPLPPDGAGRVFSAAANETEGSASATGTARRSINGATKLTKSTARPRISAAATSAWSRLQLWRQSLRNRTAPASYSGQEMESSSEPKKNLWCAYNGSDPRFRPHHLPLHLCSAVVLCCLPLTAPDGEPSAPNLRFADFLKIQDVSKNTRPSLLVALAGPQQDSGVLRSLAQRDHGNASKRLAVHVLHFVEFNRLDGVLLYTLHCGPDEVAIYRALYERLDYHGYTAAVTCPDGEGGTRLFAEAKLGPVVLIPTSANSSRTQCPRGLARRVLDDAESATDVMLGIQLSGVRYTFPEGGEAIGREGAAALLVSSAAYRDVCLAIRDHGWSGYGSATGECVVAHRNRTWMASLTPWALRVPGVVGRFANAGVVVLDVDADDASGSCGARSFPLTDALHRLL, from the exons ATGGCCGCATCTGAACCATCTTCAACGGCGCCGCTCCAAGGAGAGGCGACAACGTCGGAGGTAGAGGCGACTCGCACTCCAGGGCTCTGCAACAAGGATAGGCCTTCGGCGCGTCCTTCGTCCTCGAAGTTTCCCGACGCGCCTGACGTGCTCGAGGACGGGCGAGCTCTGTACCTGGGCACCCGGCGCCAGCGGGTAATGTCGGGCATCTTCCTGCTGCTCGTGGTCTCCTGGCTGGCCGTCGTCCTGACCCATGCCACGGGACAGCAATCTGGCGACGTCGCGGTCCGGCCACCGCCGAGTCACATGAGCGACTATCCTCTCCCTCCCGATGGTGCGGGCCGAGTATTCTCGGCGGCTGCTAACGAGACCGAAGGCAGCGCGAG CGCGACGGGAACTGCGCGTCGCTCTATAAACGGGGCAACAAAGTTGACCAAGTCGACGGCTCGGCCGCGGATATCGGCCGCCGCGACCTCTGCTTGGAGTCGCTTACAACTGTGGCGGCAGTCCTTACGGAACAGAACGGCACCGGCTTCGTACTCCGGCCAAGAAATG GAGAGTTCGTCAGAGCCCAAGAAAAACCTGTGGTGCGCCTACAACGGCAGCGACCCCCGGTTCAGGCCGCACCATTTGCCGCTGCACCTGTGCTCGGCGGTGGTGCTCTGCTGCCTGCCCCTGACGGCGCCGGACGGGGAACCGTCGGCGCCCAATCTCCGCTTTGCCGACTTCCTGAAAATACAGGACGTCAGCAAGAACACGAG ACCGAGCCTGCTGGTGGCCCTGGCTGGTCCCCAACAGGATTCCGGGGTGCTACGCTCGCTGGCGCAACGTGACCACGGCAATGCCTCCAAGAGGCTCGCCGTCCACGTGCTCCACTTCGTCGAGTTCAACCGGCTCGACGGCGTGCTCCTCTACACGCTGCACT GTGGACCGGACGAGGTAGCCATCTACCGGGCGCTGTACGAGCGCCTGGACTACCACGGCTACACCGCCGCCGTTACGTGCCCGGATGGCGAAGGCGGAACGCGGCTGTTCGCTGAAGCTAAGCTGGGTCCCGTCGTACTGATACCGACTTCAGCGAACTCCAGCAGGACCCAGTGTCCG CGGGGCCTCGCCCGACGCGTGCTGGACGACGCCGAAAGCGCGACCGACGTGATGCTGGGCATCCAGCTCTCGGGCGTCCGATACACGTTTCCTGAAGGCGGCGAAGCGATTGGCCGGGAAGGCGCCGCCGCCTTGCTCGTCAGCAGCGCGGCCTACAGGGACGTATGCCTCGCCATAAG GGACCACGGCTGGTCCGGCTACGGCAGCGCGACGGGCGAGTGCGTCGTGGCGCACCGCAACCGCACCTGGATGGCCTCGCTGACCCCCTGGGCGCTGCGCGTCCCCGGCGTGGTGGGACGCTTCGCCAATGCAGGGGTCGTCGTGCTCGACGTGGACGCCGACGACGCGAGCGGCTCGTGCGGCGCGCGCTCCTTCCCTCTCACCGACGCGCTTCACAGGCTTCTCTGA